The sequence below is a genomic window from Halolamina litorea.
ACGATGGTGATGAGCGCGATCACGAGCAGGATCGGCACCCCGACGAGCGCCACGAGGCCGATGACTCCGGCACTCGCCGCGCCGTCGATAGTGCGGTCGGCGACGGTCTCCGAGAACCGCGGGAACGCCAACAGGAGGACGATCCCCAGCACCAGATCGGCGAAGAAGCTGTACACATCGTCGACCCACGACGGCACCGAGATGCTGACGAACCCGTCGGTGGCCCCGCCGAGGCTGGGGTCCCTCACGACGCCGCCGGCGACCGTCGCGCCGGGGCCCCGCTCGAACGTCTCGGCGTCGTACCGGAACTCGCCGCCCACGTCGGCGTTCGGCCCGATCCGTACGGAGGTCCCGGCCGCTTGCACGTCGCCCTCGACCGCGCCGTCGACGGTGACGGCGCCGGCGCCGACGTCGAGGTTCCCGACCACGGTGCCGGTGTCCGTCAGGTCGAACGAGCCGGCGCCGACCTGCACGTCGCCCTCGACGGTGCCGGCGACGATCACCGTGCCGGCGGCGGCCTGCACGTTCCCCTCGACGGTCCCGGTCTCGGTGATCCGGATCGTCCCCGCGGCGCCGGATACGTCGCCGGTGACGGTCCCGCGAACGACGATGGTGCCGGCGACGCCCTCGAGGCCGTCGACGGTCTCACCCTCCGCGACGACGATGGTGTCGCCGAACTGCCCGGTCTGGGCGGCGGCGACGCCGCTCACGAGCGAGAGCAGCACGACGAATACCGCAGCGATGGACGCGATACGACGCGTTCGGTGGCTTGCGCGGGGGAGCATCTTACCGAGAGGATATGCACCATGACATATTGGTACTTTGTGATTACGCGCCACCGGCGACCCAGCGGCGCCGCGGTCGGTAGGTCGTGTCGGTACGGTCTCCTGCGGTAGTAGGCCGCGTTTTCAGACGCCGTTGTTCGGTGGGGGTTCGACTTCGACGACCCCCAGGCCGTGTTCGAGGAACTGCGCGAGGTCTGTCCGATAATGCACGGGACGACCTACGACGCCCTCGGCCCGGATCGGCCCCGACGACGGTGGCGACGCCGCGGACGACTGCCCGATCGGGACCGGGCCTGGCTCCTTCCTCGGGCGGTCGCGCCGATGTCCGAGCCGACCGTGTCGACGATCACCTCGGGGTCGTACTCGTCGGTGTCTTTGTCGAACACCCGCTCGTCGTCGGCGCGGCACCCCATTGGAGAGTGAATCTCTGTCGGGAGGGGGACTCTGAGAACCGAAACTACGGAAAACGGGACTAAAGCGTCGCCACTCCAGTTCGGAGTACCCTTCGCATACCGCGAGAATACGGATGGACTCGCGGGGATTTGAACCCCGGGCCTTCCCCGTGCCAGGGGGATGATCTACCACTGATCTACGAGCCCGCGAACGCATC
It includes:
- a CDS encoding bactofilin family protein translates to MLPRASHRTRRIASIAAVFVVLLSLVSGVAAAQTGQFGDTIVVAEGETVDGLEGVAGTIVVRGTVTGDVSGAAGTIRITETGTVEGNVQAAAGTVIVAGTVEGDVQVGAGSFDLTDTGTVVGNLDVGAGAVTVDGAVEGDVQAAGTSVRIGPNADVGGEFRYDAETFERGPGATVAGGVVRDPSLGGATDGFVSISVPSWVDDVYSFFADLVLGIVLLLAFPRFSETVADRTIDGAASAGVIGLVALVGVPILLVIALITIVGIPFALVGIVLFALSLWVGSVYGQYAVGRWALSVTESESRWVALFAGVLGFLVIGLIPIVGGLAEFIVLLLGLGALLSSLYGRYRREPEPIEGIE